One part of the Bacteroidia bacterium genome encodes these proteins:
- a CDS encoding LysM peptidoglycan-binding domain-containing protein: MLHKTAILIFTFILACAYAQTPETYTVKRGDNLFRISQKYGMSVEELKRRNNLRGSNIVVGQKLNVSSTIDNPRISSRGLDAGEDISEGPRTYYRVRRGDDIYSIASEFGVLVDEIREWNSISQVRTGQTIIVGKNDVARVPAFGMAPKEDRYEDSDSYRRRGPSTTLVRKNSQDRNDSYRTNRNDSYRRSNESNSSSSRSRISDYRERDARENNSRRSSRDTYEKNYDDRTNDYRRYDDNDRNSSSRQSSSSYDDRYEDDRYESSNARFSEDRNKRYNDERYEDDYDNSRMPRAADIKYGSRVAAIYEPYEEVSSGRRVAKDFEEEKTSSYTESYNKRNRNKGRITGDFTELKSNKAGRNRFYAFHDSLPLGTRIKMEIPNNSGFIEVEVIDRLPTYERVMIGLSPACVAVLEGAGSTLDEVTIIAE, encoded by the coding sequence ATGTTACACAAAACGGCAATCCTAATCTTTACTTTTATCCTTGCATGTGCCTATGCACAAACCCCTGAAACCTACACAGTCAAAAGAGGAGACAATCTCTTCCGCATTTCCCAAAAGTATGGAATGAGTGTGGAAGAATTGAAAAGACGTAACAATCTCCGTGGCAGCAATATTGTAGTTGGACAGAAATTGAACGTAAGTTCCACGATCGACAACCCAAGAATCAGTAGCAGAGGACTTGATGCTGGAGAAGATATTTCTGAAGGCCCACGTACGTATTACAGGGTCCGCAGAGGAGATGATATTTATTCCATTGCTTCTGAATTTGGCGTTTTGGTAGATGAAATTCGCGAATGGAACAGCATCTCGCAGGTGAGAACCGGACAAACCATTATCGTTGGCAAAAATGATGTGGCTCGAGTCCCCGCATTTGGTATGGCTCCCAAGGAAGATCGATATGAGGACTCAGATTCCTACCGAAGAAGAGGGCCATCTACTACCTTGGTTAGAAAAAATAGCCAGGACAGAAATGATAGCTACCGTACAAATCGCAATGATAGCTACAGGAGAAGCAATGAGAGCAATAGCAGTAGCAGTCGTAGCAGAATAAGCGATTATCGCGAAAGAGATGCCCGCGAGAATAATAGCCGTCGATCTAGTAGGGATACCTATGAGAAGAACTATGATGATAGAACAAACGACTATCGCAGGTATGATGACAATGATAGGAATTCAAGTAGTCGCCAAAGTTCATCTTCTTATGATGACCGCTACGAGGATGATCGTTATGAAAGCAGCAACGCAAGATTTAGTGAAGACAGAAACAAGAGATATAATGATGAGCGCTATGAGGATGATTATGACAACAGTCGGATGCCACGCGCAGCGGACATCAAATATGGAAGCAGAGTAGCAGCCATTTATGAACCTTATGAAGAGGTATCCAGCGGAAGAAGAGTAGCCAAAGACTTTGAAGAAGAAAAGACATCCTCTTATACTGAATCCTACAATAAAAGAAATCGGAATAAAGGAAGAATCACCGGTGATTTCACTGAACTTAAGTCAAATAAAGCTGGTAGAAACCGCTTTTATGCATTTCATGATTCTTTACCTCTTGGCACGAGAATTAAAATGGAAATCCCTAATAATTCTGGCTTCATCGAAGTAGAAGTGATCGACCGTCTTCCAACTTACGAACGCGTCATGATCGGACTTTCTCCTGCTTGTGTAGCTGTGCTGGAAGGTGCAGGATCAACTTTGGATGAAGTAACGATCATTGCAGAATAA